A genomic region of Caldicellulosiruptor acetigenus contains the following coding sequences:
- the cysD gene encoding sulfate adenylyltransferase subunit CysD, whose amino-acid sequence MDHLDRLEAESIYILREAYSKFSKIAMLWSIGKDSTVLLWLVKKAFFGHCPFPLIHIDTTYKIPEMIKYRDKLAKEYNLDLIVHINEEALKQGMGPEKGRLVCCKALKTDALQQVINKYKFEALILGIRRDEEGSRSKERFFSLRNEDSEWDYTNQPPEFWNQFNTDFPKGSHVRVHPLLNWTEIDIWMYIKRENIPVIDLYFAKNGKRYRSLGCAPCTFPVESNATTIDDIIEELKNTKINERAGRAQDQEDAYAMQKLRKEGYM is encoded by the coding sequence ATGGATCACTTAGATAGATTAGAAGCAGAAAGCATATACATTTTGAGAGAAGCCTATAGCAAATTTAGCAAAATAGCAATGCTATGGTCAATAGGAAAAGATTCGACAGTCCTTTTGTGGCTGGTCAAAAAAGCATTTTTTGGACATTGCCCGTTTCCATTGATTCATATAGACACCACATATAAAATTCCAGAAATGATAAAATACAGAGATAAATTGGCTAAAGAATACAACCTTGATTTAATTGTCCACATAAATGAAGAAGCACTAAAACAAGGGATGGGACCTGAAAAGGGAAGGCTTGTTTGCTGCAAGGCCCTAAAGACAGATGCGCTCCAGCAGGTAATTAATAAATACAAGTTTGAAGCTTTGATACTTGGTATCAGAAGGGATGAAGAGGGCTCAAGGTCTAAAGAGAGGTTCTTTAGCCTGAGAAATGAGGATTCTGAATGGGACTATACAAATCAGCCACCCGAGTTTTGGAACCAGTTCAATACAGATTTTCCTAAAGGAAGCCATGTAAGAGTTCATCCTTTGCTTAACTGGACAGAAATTGATATTTGGATGTACATCAAACGTGAAAACATCCCGGTCATCGATTTGTATTTTGCTAAAAATGGTAAGAGGTATAGATCTCTTGGATGTGCACCTTGCACCTTCCCTGTTGAGTCAAACGCAACAACAATTGATGATATAATCGAAGAGTTAAAAAATACCAAAATTAATGAAAGAGCAGGAAGAGCTCAAGACCAAGAAGATGCATATGCAATGCAAAAACTGAGAAAAGAAGGGTACATGTAA
- a CDS encoding 4Fe-4S dicluster domain-containing protein: MSIRIDRQRCVGCGKCAEICPGNLIIIDENKKAFIRDPRDCWGCAACVKECRFQAIKYFLGADIGGRRTIMYVKKENDLLYWFFEKPSGEKEVIIQNPNDNTTY; encoded by the coding sequence ATGAGCATAAGGATTGACAGACAAAGATGCGTTGGATGTGGAAAATGCGCTGAAATTTGCCCAGGTAATTTAATTATCATAGATGAAAATAAAAAAGCATTTATAAGAGACCCACGGGATTGCTGGGGCTGTGCGGCATGTGTAAAGGAGTGTAGATTTCAAGCAATAAAATACTTTTTAGGAGCAGATATTGGCGGAAGAAGAACTATTATGTACGTGAAAAAAGAAAATGATTTACTTTATTGGTTTTTTGAAAAGCCAAGTGGCGAAAAAGAAGTAATTATCCAAAATCCTAATGATAACACCACATATTAG
- a CDS encoding adenylyl-sulfate reductase subunit alpha, with protein MNFEVKMLKTDILIIGGGTAGCFAAITIAEKASNANVLIVEKANIKRSGCLAAGVNALNAYITEGETPETYLQYVKEDYENIVREDLVYTIALRLNEVTKKIEDMGLVILKDSNGKYLARGKRNIKINGENIKPILAKAVESKRNIKVLNHVNIIDYIVKDNKVIGTYGFSINSNVFYIITAKAVICATGGAAGLYRPNNPGFSRHKMWYPPFNVGSGYAMGIRAGCEMTSYEVRFIALRCKDTLAPTGTIAQEVGAEFVNSKGECYERKYGRPTTYNRVFSTIEEIKAGRGPCYLKTVGISKEDEQRLIKAYLHMAPSQTLKWIDSGKGPSVENVEIEGSEPYIVGGHSASGYWVDTKRQTTLKGLFAAGDVVGGCPHKYVTGCFAEAEIAANSALEYIKDKEFETLDISSIEQKLNEVQRFFNNTSPLYTTEELEEAMQKVMDVYAGGISTGYAYNLKGLQVAKERIEELLSLAQNLRAENTYQLMQIYELIDRLYVCKVLLHHLEARKETRWRAFQEFVDYPYKDDENFLKYVNSRFEDGKVKIIFRSLVKKDEVYEHKD; from the coding sequence ATGAATTTTGAGGTAAAGATGCTCAAAACCGACATACTCATAATTGGTGGTGGAACGGCTGGTTGCTTTGCTGCAATAACAATTGCCGAAAAAGCGTCAAATGCTAATGTTTTGATTGTAGAAAAGGCAAACATTAAGCGAAGCGGATGCCTTGCTGCAGGCGTCAATGCTCTCAATGCCTATATCACAGAAGGTGAAACTCCAGAGACATATTTGCAATATGTTAAAGAAGATTATGAAAATATTGTAAGAGAAGACTTGGTCTACACAATTGCGTTGAGATTAAACGAGGTTACTAAAAAGATTGAAGATATGGGTCTTGTCATTTTAAAAGATTCAAATGGGAAATACTTGGCAAGAGGTAAGAGAAACATAAAAATTAACGGCGAAAATATAAAACCAATTTTAGCAAAAGCAGTTGAGAGTAAAAGAAATATCAAAGTGCTAAATCATGTGAATATCATTGATTACATCGTCAAAGACAATAAAGTAATAGGGACATATGGATTCTCTATAAATAGCAATGTTTTTTACATTATCACTGCCAAGGCTGTAATCTGTGCAACAGGTGGTGCTGCGGGACTCTACAGGCCCAACAACCCTGGATTTTCAAGACACAAGATGTGGTATCCACCTTTCAATGTGGGTTCTGGGTATGCAATGGGAATTAGAGCAGGTTGTGAGATGACAAGTTATGAAGTTAGATTTATTGCGCTTCGTTGCAAGGATACGTTAGCCCCAACAGGAACAATCGCTCAAGAGGTAGGAGCAGAGTTTGTTAATTCAAAAGGTGAGTGCTATGAAAGAAAATATGGAAGACCTACCACATACAACAGAGTATTCTCAACAATTGAGGAAATAAAAGCAGGCCGAGGTCCATGTTATTTAAAAACAGTAGGGATTTCAAAAGAGGATGAGCAAAGACTGATAAAAGCTTACCTTCACATGGCACCTTCACAAACTCTTAAGTGGATCGACAGTGGCAAAGGGCCATCGGTTGAGAATGTCGAAATTGAAGGTTCAGAGCCATATATTGTTGGTGGACATTCAGCAAGTGGTTATTGGGTAGACACAAAGAGACAAACAACCCTAAAAGGCCTATTTGCAGCAGGGGATGTTGTTGGTGGGTGTCCTCACAAGTATGTGACAGGCTGTTTTGCAGAGGCTGAAATAGCTGCAAATTCTGCATTGGAGTATATAAAAGATAAAGAGTTTGAAACCTTAGATATATCCTCAATAGAGCAAAAACTCAATGAAGTGCAGAGATTTTTCAACAATACTTCTCCTTTGTACACCACAGAAGAATTAGAAGAAGCTATGCAAAAAGTAATGGATGTTTATGCTGGTGGGATTTCGACAGGTTATGCATACAATCTAAAAGGGCTACAAGTTGCAAAAGAAAGAATAGAGGAACTTCTTTCACTTGCCCAAAATTTAAGAGCAGAAAATACTTATCAGCTCATGCAAATTTATGAACTTATTGACAGACTCTATGTTTGCAAAGTTTTGCTACATCACTTAGAAGCAAGGAAAGAAACAAGATGGAGAGCGTTTCAAGAATTTGTTGATTATCCTTATAAGGATGATGAGAACTTTTTAAAGTATGTAAATTCCCGCTTTGAAGACGGCAAAGTCAAGATAATCTTTAGAAGCTTAGTAAAAAAGGATGAGGTATATGAGCATAAGGATTGA
- a CDS encoding O-acetylhomoserine aminocarboxypropyltransferase/cysteine synthase family protein — MRFNTSLIHGNIGPKEDKGATNIPIYQCNSFQYETARELEEVFSGKKPGFIYTRINNPTVEAFERRIAFLEEGIAAVATSSGMAAVALAILNLVRNGDEIVSASGIFGGTYSLFRSFENLGIKTRFAEDSSLESFEKHITDKTKVIFIETIGNPRLDVPNIRQIAELAHKHGIALIVDSTVTTPYLVKPIKLGADVVVHSTSKFINGSGSCIGGIVVASGNTKIDYDKYPLLKDYKKYGEFAYIARLRNNLLKDFGACISPFNAFLTTIGLETLGVRMERICENALCLAKALKENKKVISVNYPGLEESIYHQLATEQFGGKYGAILTIRVGTKENAFKVIDSLRYAINSTNIGDVRTLVVHPASTIYASFDVEEKEAMGVYEDMIRICVGLEDVEDIIEDFYQALEKV; from the coding sequence ATGAGGTTTAATACTTCTTTAATTCACGGAAACATTGGCCCCAAAGAAGATAAGGGAGCAACAAACATTCCAATATACCAATGTAATTCTTTCCAATACGAAACTGCACGTGAGTTGGAAGAGGTTTTTTCTGGCAAAAAGCCGGGCTTTATATATACAAGGATTAACAATCCCACAGTTGAAGCATTTGAAAGAAGAATAGCATTTTTAGAAGAAGGCATTGCTGCTGTTGCCACATCGTCTGGCATGGCAGCCGTTGCCTTAGCAATATTGAATTTAGTAAGAAATGGAGATGAAATTGTATCAGCAAGCGGGATTTTTGGTGGCACATATTCATTGTTCAGATCATTTGAAAACCTTGGTATTAAGACAAGATTTGCAGAAGATAGCAGCCTTGAGAGCTTTGAAAAGCATATAACAGACAAAACTAAAGTAATTTTTATCGAAACAATAGGAAATCCGAGACTTGATGTCCCAAATATCAGACAAATTGCTGAGCTTGCACATAAGCATGGCATTGCACTTATTGTTGATAGCACTGTCACAACACCGTATCTTGTAAAACCCATAAAACTTGGTGCTGATGTAGTGGTTCATTCAACATCAAAGTTTATTAATGGAAGCGGCAGCTGTATTGGCGGAATTGTAGTAGCAAGCGGTAACACGAAAATTGATTACGATAAGTATCCGTTGCTAAAAGATTACAAAAAGTATGGTGAATTTGCATATATCGCAAGACTTCGAAATAATCTCTTGAAGGATTTTGGTGCCTGTATATCACCTTTTAATGCATTTTTAACCACTATCGGGCTTGAGACTTTAGGTGTTCGCATGGAAAGAATATGTGAAAATGCTCTTTGCCTTGCAAAAGCTCTAAAAGAAAATAAGAAGGTTATTTCAGTAAATTACCCTGGGCTTGAAGAAAGTATATATCATCAACTTGCAACAGAGCAGTTTGGTGGCAAGTACGGAGCAATATTGACTATAAGAGTTGGAACAAAGGAGAATGCTTTTAAAGTGATAGATTCATTGAGGTATGCAATAAATTCAACCAATATAGGGGATGTAAGAACACTTGTTGTGCATCCTGCATCAACTATATATGCAAGCTTTGATGTTGAAGAAAAAGAAGCTATGGGTGTTTATGAAGATATGATAAGAATTTGTGTTGGCCTTGAGGATGTAGAAGACATAATAGAAGATTTTTACCAGGCACTTGAAAAGGTTTGA
- a CDS encoding sulfurtransferase TusA family protein, whose amino-acid sequence MSDIKADVFLDITNLVCPMTFVKAKATMEDMEVGQIIEIRMNEGEPIQNVPRSLKEEGHEILKVINNNDGTYTIFVKKGGL is encoded by the coding sequence ATGAGTGATATCAAGGCTGATGTTTTTCTGGACATTACTAATCTTGTGTGTCCAATGACGTTTGTAAAAGCAAAAGCTACAATGGAGGATATGGAGGTAGGGCAAATCATAGAAATAAGAATGAACGAGGGTGAGCCCATTCAAAATGTCCCAAGAAGCTTAAAAGAAGAAGGACATGAGATTTTGAAAGTAATAAATAACAATGATGGGACATATACAATATTTGTAAAAAAGGGTGGGCTGTAA
- a CDS encoding 4Fe-4S binding protein, whose amino-acid sequence MKEVNYNELKKGGFMRQVQKDHFSLRLRVVGGRLTSSQLKKIYEVANKYGKGYVHLTARQGVEIPFIKLQDIEAVKKELSEAGLEPGACGPRVRTITACQGSSICPNGIIDTTELANECDKRYYAQELPHKFKIGITGCGNNCLKAEENDLGIKGAIEPEWEESSCTFCGLCQAVCPAKAIQIDEKNKKITIDRDKCTYCGRCVKSCPTNSWKGKPGYLLYFGGMFGNNVALAKQILPILFSKEDVHKVIQATLKFYKKYGKQGERFRNTLERVGWDIFKKELEKAIENKGSDFDE is encoded by the coding sequence GTGAAAGAGGTAAATTATAATGAACTGAAAAAAGGGGGGTTTATGCGCCAAGTCCAAAAAGATCATTTTTCACTAAGATTAAGAGTGGTTGGTGGAAGGTTAACATCAAGTCAGCTCAAAAAAATATACGAAGTTGCAAACAAATATGGCAAAGGATATGTTCACTTGACAGCACGCCAGGGAGTAGAGATTCCGTTTATTAAGTTACAGGATATAGAGGCAGTCAAAAAAGAGCTATCGGAAGCAGGACTTGAGCCTGGTGCATGCGGACCAAGAGTAAGAACAATTACTGCTTGCCAAGGTAGTAGCATTTGCCCAAATGGAATTATAGACACAACAGAGCTTGCCAATGAGTGCGACAAAAGATATTATGCTCAAGAACTTCCGCACAAGTTTAAAATCGGCATAACAGGTTGTGGTAATAATTGCCTTAAAGCTGAGGAAAATGATTTAGGTATAAAAGGAGCGATAGAACCTGAGTGGGAAGAGAGCAGCTGCACATTTTGTGGGCTTTGCCAGGCTGTATGTCCAGCAAAAGCAATACAAATAGATGAGAAGAACAAAAAGATTACCATAGATAGAGACAAGTGCACCTATTGCGGAAGGTGTGTAAAGTCGTGCCCGACTAATTCATGGAAAGGCAAGCCTGGCTATCTTCTCTATTTTGGTGGTATGTTTGGGAACAATGTAGCACTTGCGAAACAAATTTTGCCAATACTGTTTTCAAAAGAGGATGTTCACAAGGTCATTCAAGCTACACTCAAGTTTTACAAAAAATATGGCAAGCAAGGCGAAAGGTTTAGAAATACCTTAGAGAGAGTGGGATGGGATATATTTAAAAAAGAGTTGGAAAAAGCAATAGAAAATAAAGGGAGTGATTTTGATGAGTGA
- a CDS encoding M67 family metallopeptidase has translation MIILPKTLYEEILNHCLNSLPIEACGLLGGVIEDEKRIVKKVYLLTNVDQSPEHFSMDPLEQFAAVKDMRKNGWVLLGNFHSHPTSPSRPSEEDKRLAFDRDLSYLILSLMDEKNPVLKSFRIYESYVEEEEIQII, from the coding sequence TTGATAATATTGCCAAAAACATTATATGAGGAGATTTTGAATCATTGTTTAAACTCCTTGCCTATAGAGGCATGCGGACTTCTGGGTGGAGTTATTGAAGATGAAAAAAGAATTGTCAAAAAGGTTTACTTGCTTACTAATGTTGACCAAAGCCCAGAGCATTTTTCAATGGACCCGCTTGAGCAGTTTGCAGCTGTAAAAGATATGAGAAAAAACGGATGGGTATTACTTGGTAATTTCCATAGCCATCCAACATCACCTTCAAGACCATCTGAAGAGGATAAGAGACTTGCTTTTGACAGGGATTTGAGCTATCTTATATTATCGCTCATGGACGAAAAAAATCCTGTTTTAAAATCATTTAGGATATATGAGAGCTATGTGGAAGAAGAAGAGATACAAATCATTTGA
- a CDS encoding HesA/MoeB/ThiF family protein has product MKLTDIQLERYSRHIILNEVGAKGQQKLLESKVLIIGTGGLGSPAAMFLAAAGVGTIGLVDFDAVELSNLQRQIIHFTPDVGKPKVFSAKEKINQINPDVVVVTYREMVNSSNIIDIIKDRDYDFIIDGTDNFPAKFLINDACVMLKKPFSHAGIIRFDGQTMTYVPEKGPCFRCIFQSPPPPDAVPTCKQAGVLGVMGGIIGTIQATEAIKYLLGIGELLTGYILIYNAFKMDFRKVKINKRESCEVCGENPTIKELIDYEQPQCDLKN; this is encoded by the coding sequence ATGAAGCTAACAGACATCCAACTTGAAAGATACTCAAGACATATCATCCTAAACGAGGTTGGAGCTAAAGGACAACAAAAACTTTTGGAATCTAAGGTTTTGATCATTGGGACCGGGGGACTTGGTTCACCTGCTGCAATGTTTTTGGCAGCTGCCGGTGTTGGGACAATTGGACTTGTTGATTTCGACGCTGTTGAACTTTCCAATCTCCAAAGACAAATAATACATTTTACACCCGATGTAGGCAAGCCAAAGGTGTTTTCTGCAAAGGAAAAGATAAACCAAATAAATCCGGATGTGGTAGTAGTAACTTATCGTGAAATGGTAAATTCAAGCAATATTATAGATATTATCAAGGACAGAGATTATGATTTTATAATCGACGGCACAGACAACTTTCCAGCAAAATTTCTGATAAACGATGCCTGTGTGATGTTAAAAAAGCCATTTTCACATGCAGGTATCATAAGATTTGATGGGCAAACCATGACATATGTGCCAGAAAAAGGACCATGCTTTAGATGTATCTTTCAAAGCCCACCGCCACCTGATGCAGTTCCAACTTGCAAGCAGGCAGGAGTTTTAGGTGTGATGGGTGGTATAATTGGCACAATCCAGGCTACAGAAGCAATTAAATATTTGCTTGGAATTGGTGAACTTCTAACAGGATATATCCTGATTTACAATGCTTTTAAGATGGATTTTAGAAAAGTAAAGATAAACAAGAGAGAAAGCTGTGAGGTGTGCGGTGAAAATCCAACAATAAAAGAGTTAATTGACTATGAGCAGCCCCAATGTGATTTAAAAAACTAA
- the thiS gene encoding sulfur carrier protein ThiS encodes MKIKANGNEVQIEREMTIFEMLDALNVSMKEYVTVQLNGQIIPRSEYDKVTVKEGDEVEFLYFMGGGLL; translated from the coding sequence ATGAAAATTAAAGCAAATGGAAATGAAGTACAAATTGAAAGAGAGATGACAATCTTTGAGATGTTAGATGCTTTGAATGTTTCAATGAAAGAATATGTAACAGTGCAACTCAACGGCCAAATTATCCCCAGAAGTGAATATGATAAGGTTACAGTAAAAGAAGGCGATGAGGTTGAGTTTCTATATTTCATGGGAGGGGGACTATTATGA
- a CDS encoding ABC transporter permease, whose product MVYRIFVELFKIWKPYVFPSPISVIETFVRLLNDNTLTVAMIATVRRMLIGYLIAVVIGVVVGLAIVKSEFLDKNLRPLILGFQTLPSVCWLPFAILWYGLSEKAIIFVTAIGSIFSITLAVESGIKNVNPLYIKAAKTMGATGLRLYLNVIFPASLPFVISGMKQGWSFAFRALMAGEMLFATKGLGQVLMVGRDLADMSQVISVMIVTIVFGLVIEKAIFGPLENQIRIRWGLKNT is encoded by the coding sequence TTGGTCTATAGGATTTTTGTTGAGCTTTTTAAGATATGGAAACCTTATGTTTTTCCATCTCCTATCTCAGTGATAGAGACATTTGTGAGACTTTTAAACGACAATACTTTAACTGTGGCAATGATAGCAACAGTGAGGAGAATGCTTATAGGGTATTTGATTGCTGTTGTTATAGGGGTTGTTGTCGGACTTGCAATTGTAAAATCTGAATTTTTAGATAAGAATTTAAGGCCTCTTATTCTTGGTTTTCAAACACTGCCAAGTGTATGCTGGTTACCGTTTGCTATATTATGGTATGGTCTTTCAGAAAAAGCAATTATATTTGTTACTGCAATAGGTTCTATCTTTTCTATTACACTTGCTGTTGAGTCAGGTATTAAAAATGTCAATCCACTTTATATAAAAGCTGCAAAGACAATGGGTGCAACAGGATTAAGACTTTACCTGAATGTTATATTTCCTGCAAGCCTTCCATTTGTTATCTCAGGCATGAAGCAAGGTTGGTCATTTGCATTCAGAGCTTTGATGGCAGGTGAGATGCTTTTTGCTACAAAAGGTTTGGGGCAAGTACTCATGGTTGGAAGAGACCTTGCAGATATGAGTCAAGTCATTAGCGTGATGATAGTAACGATTGTATTTGGGCTTGTGATAGAAAAGGCAATTTTTGGCCCCTTAGAAAATCAAATAAGAATTAGATGGGGCCTTAAAAATACATGA
- a CDS encoding ABC transporter ATP-binding protein produces the protein MALAVENVSKKFLSKNKEITVLEKINLEVQKGEFICILGPSGCGKSTLLNIIAGLEKPSEGKVFLNGKEILSPGPDRIVMFQESALFPWLKVIDNVEFGMKICGIPKKERYEKALKYLRMVHLTKFKDAYVHQLSGGMKQRVALARALTLDSEVLLMDEPFAALDSQTKNILLLELQRIWWETKKTIIFVTHNVEEAVLLADKVVVMSSNPGKIKKVFEIKLARPRLLDNPDIVYMISAIMKELKDEVEKIAKAEYDSDWSFEKDTVLYSSDSSLGIGL, from the coding sequence TTGGCGTTAGCAGTTGAAAATGTAAGCAAAAAATTTCTATCAAAAAACAAAGAAATAACTGTGTTAGAAAAAATAAATTTAGAAGTACAAAAAGGGGAATTTATATGTATTCTTGGTCCCTCTGGATGTGGGAAGTCTACACTTTTGAATATAATTGCAGGACTTGAAAAACCCTCTGAGGGAAAGGTTTTTTTAAACGGCAAAGAGATTTTGTCACCCGGACCAGATAGGATTGTAATGTTCCAAGAGTCTGCTTTATTTCCATGGCTAAAAGTCATTGACAATGTTGAATTCGGCATGAAAATATGCGGTATCCCTAAGAAAGAAAGGTATGAAAAAGCGCTCAAATACTTAAGAATGGTTCACTTAACAAAGTTTAAAGACGCTTATGTTCACCAATTATCGGGTGGAATGAAACAAAGAGTTGCCTTAGCAAGAGCATTGACACTTGATTCTGAAGTTTTGCTCATGGATGAGCCTTTTGCAGCGCTTGATAGCCAAACTAAAAATATATTGTTACTTGAACTTCAACGAATTTGGTGGGAGACAAAAAAGACAATTATATTTGTCACACATAACGTAGAAGAAGCAGTTCTTTTAGCAGACAAAGTGGTGGTTATGTCTTCAAACCCGGGAAAAATCAAAAAAGTTTTTGAAATAAAACTTGCAAGACCGCGACTTCTTGACAATCCAGACATAGTTTATATGATATCTGCCATTATGAAAGAATTAAAAGATGAGGTGGAAAAGATTGCAAAAGCAGAATACGATAGCGATTGGAGTTTTGAAAAGGACACTGTTTTATATAGCTCTGATAGTAGCTTGGGAATTGGTCTATAG
- a CDS encoding aliphatic sulfonate ABC transporter substrate-binding protein, which yields MEIKRYYKVIASILLPIALLFLLSGCYARKENKNLKVRIAFFPNITHAQALVGKELGIFQKRIGEDVKVEYKVFNAGPAEIEAFLADEVDIGYIGPIPAINGFAKTNGEIKIIAGAANGGMMLVSRRNLNIKSLGDLKGKKIAVPQYGNTQDIVLRLLLSKAGLKDTTKGGNVEIIQAENPDIKTLLDRNQIDAALVPEPWGTRLKKEVNSNVVLDSNQIRRYIDIPTTVVITTSKFLKEHSDIVEKFLIAHLEATEFIEKNPEKSCEIINNQISEITSKPLPADILKESFKNIKLTSEIQRESLEKAIKSYFELGYLREKLNIEELVNTEILDTIKNKEVY from the coding sequence ATGGAAATAAAAAGATATTATAAAGTGATTGCATCAATTTTATTGCCAATTGCATTGTTATTTCTCCTTTCAGGATGCTATGCAAGAAAAGAAAACAAAAATCTAAAGGTAAGAATTGCATTTTTCCCTAACATAACTCATGCCCAAGCATTGGTAGGGAAAGAACTTGGCATTTTCCAAAAGAGAATAGGTGAAGATGTAAAAGTTGAATATAAGGTTTTCAATGCAGGTCCAGCTGAGATAGAAGCATTTTTGGCAGATGAAGTTGACATAGGCTATATTGGACCTATACCTGCGATAAATGGATTTGCAAAGACAAATGGAGAAATAAAGATTATTGCAGGAGCTGCAAACGGAGGAATGATGCTGGTTTCAAGGCGCAATTTGAATATAAAGAGTTTAGGTGACTTAAAAGGGAAGAAAATTGCAGTTCCTCAATATGGGAATACTCAGGATATTGTGTTAAGGTTATTACTAAGTAAAGCTGGACTTAAAGATACTACTAAAGGTGGAAATGTTGAAATTATTCAGGCTGAAAATCCAGATATTAAAACTTTGCTTGATAGAAATCAGATAGATGCAGCGCTGGTTCCTGAGCCTTGGGGAACAAGGTTAAAAAAAGAAGTAAATAGCAATGTTGTACTTGACAGTAACCAAATAAGACGATACATAGATATTCCTACAACAGTAGTTATCACTACTTCAAAGTTTTTAAAAGAGCATTCTGATATTGTAGAAAAATTTCTCATAGCACATCTTGAGGCAACAGAATTTATTGAAAAAAATCCTGAAAAATCATGTGAAATAATAAATAACCAAATTTCTGAGATAACTTCTAAACCGCTGCCGGCGGACATCCTAAAAGAATCCTTCAAAAATATCAAACTTACAAGCGAAATACAAAGGGAATCCTTAGAAAAAGCAATTAAGTCATATTTTGAATTGGGATATTTAAGAGAAAAGCTAAATATAGAAGAGCTAGTAAATACAGAAATTTTAGATACAATTAAGAACAAAGAGGTGTATTAA
- a CDS encoding purine or other phosphorylase family 1 — MIYFITAFYSEAKALIDSFGLKKLYEPSKFQIFSGDEILLIVSGEGILQAAIATTFALTKFGASDRCIALNIGICGAKEKKLSKGDVLLCNKIINHHSKRAFYPDILITHQMKEVCLETFLFPVKKDTFTGEIEGDIVDMEGAGFFEAALSFLAPHNVHCIKIVYDFLEYEKIEPQEVTNLVKQSMPFIENFINALVEVNLEFCATMVEEEKLREVIEKLKSSLRLTTSMTYQLEKLLKSYIIRHENLPEDISEFFNINVNSKKEGKQYFEKLKKLLIS; from the coding sequence ATGATATATTTCATCACTGCCTTTTATTCTGAAGCCAAGGCTTTGATAGACTCTTTCGGACTCAAGAAATTATACGAACCATCAAAATTTCAAATTTTTTCTGGCGATGAGATTCTTCTTATAGTGAGCGGAGAGGGAATTTTACAAGCTGCAATAGCCACCACATTTGCTTTGACAAAGTTTGGAGCAAGTGATAGATGTATAGCCTTGAATATTGGAATTTGTGGTGCAAAGGAAAAAAAACTTTCAAAAGGCGATGTCCTGCTGTGCAACAAGATAATAAATCATCACTCAAAAAGGGCATTTTACCCCGACATTCTGATAACTCACCAGATGAAAGAAGTCTGTCTTGAAACTTTTTTATTTCCTGTTAAGAAAGATACCTTTACTGGTGAGATTGAAGGGGATATAGTTGATATGGAAGGAGCAGGATTTTTTGAAGCAGCCTTAAGCTTTTTAGCCCCTCACAATGTCCATTGTATTAAAATTGTTTATGATTTTTTAGAATATGAGAAGATAGAACCACAAGAAGTTACAAATCTTGTAAAACAAAGTATGCCTTTTATAGAAAACTTTATAAATGCCCTTGTTGAGGTGAATCTTGAATTTTGCGCCACTATGGTCGAAGAGGAAAAATTAAGAGAAGTGATTGAAAAGCTTAAAAGTAGTCTGCGTCTTACTACTTCCATGACATATCAACTTGAGAAATTGTTAAAGAGTTATATAATAAGACATGAAAATCTGCCAGAGGATATCTCAGAGTTTTTTAATATAAATGTAAACTCAAAAAAGGAGGGCAAGCAATACTTTGAAAAACTCAAAAAACTCCTTATTAGCTAA